One Leptodactylus fuscus isolate aLepFus1 chromosome 11, aLepFus1.hap2, whole genome shotgun sequence genomic window, AGACAGCGGGCACACCTGTCTGCAGGGAGAGAGACGCCTGTCAGGCAGGAGACAGCAAGGCACTGTCTGCAGACTATCACACTGCCACGAACTGTTCAGCAAAAATGCACAACATATGCTGCACCTCATGAAAATAATTTGGGGTAGAACCACAGAATGTACAAAATTGTATttgaggggttgtccaattttaccATAGAGGACAGAGGGTCTCTAGTCAGGGTCCCAGTAGGTGACACTACAGATATATTATCAGCTTATTGTCTCTGTCCAACAAGCCGAGATTGCCTTTAAGgcatacttgccaactttttgATGCCAGTGTCCAGGAGCGCCAGAGACCACACCCCTTTTTGGTAAACACTCCTTTGTGCCAGTCACATCAAGAAAAGGGACGTGATCGATACATTTCATGTTTATGGCCCCTTTTTCTTGACGTGACCAACCAATGTGGGAGCATTCTGCTGGTTGAGAGTTTTGTTTGCTCCTCTAGGACTCTGAGAGGTTACCCCTTTTTGTAGGACCCTCCTAGAAATTTAAGGAGAATTGGCTTTCAagcatacttgccaacatttgtAATGGGGCATTCAGCGTGTCATGAAAACTTCTGGATGAGGCCACCCTGTAGGAATGGCCTTGCTCCTTTTCTTGTGATGTGGCCACAATATGGGCTAGTCTCGCACATAAGGTGCCCAAGTTACATATAAGAGGGGACTGAGAagctgaaaagttgttttatcctGCCGACAGCTCCTTAGATTTCCGTGGAACTTGACACTTGCCTTTATACTTTTTAGATTTGATATTGTGTCTCAGCTCATTCCAGTAGATGAGATGGAGTTTgttctgagctgcagtaccagaccttGCCATatagatggcactgttatataaaGCAGTGGTCCTATGTAAATCCCCACAATCACACAGTAATTGCCTTTCTATTACACAAGCCATGACTGGTCtttgagaacccctttaagattattaTATGATTTcacatacaggagacctcagAATACAGACGGACATTAGTCAGGACAGAAAAGGAATGACCTGGGTTAGTCAGTGGTAACACAGTTCGGAGATTTCCATGGCCAGCTCCAGGCACTCAGCCGTATGCTGACACAGATCCAGGAACTCACAGCTGGGGTTAGTGCAGCAGGATGAGGGGCAGCAGCAGAGGTCATACAGGTTCGGGAGACAGCTGTAGGAGCAGAGACAGCGCATACCCGAGGTACAGGTGCCCGGGATGAGGACCAGACAGTCTGAGAAATGGCAGAAGAGACATGCAAGGAGCAGAGAGGCCGTCAGGTCCGACACTGTGGGAAAGGACAACAGTGGTGAGAAATAATTTAGTCTATGGCCCATGGTTATTTTccaacattttgatttttttttctcacttcaatgggagatgaACTGTAGTAACTTGACACAGCCACTAGTGGGGGTGCTagtggctggaaaacccctttaacttttttaaaGATACTTGGAACATACTGTCTGGCACTGTACACCAGGGCTCTCTCTTGCTGTTTATGACGACACTATAAGGCAGGCACTGTCGATGGGCACACCATATGGCTGAAACTAATTATGGTGACAGTAAAAGTCAGAGACACTGTGTATAAGGACACTATATGGCTTACACTGTTTATAGGGACACTATATGGCTTACACTGTTTATGGGGACACTATATGGCTAGCACTATTTATAGTCTACATAGCTGGCAATGTTTATAGGCGCACTATACTGCAGGCACTGTGCATAAGTACACTATATGGCTGGAAATGTTAAAGGGTCACTATATGGCAGGCACTGTTTATAAGGAcattatatggctgacactggttgGGAGCCCAATATATGGCAgacactgtatataaggacactataTGGCTGGCACTATTTATGGTTATACTATAtggcaggcactgtatataaggacactataTGGCAGGAACTGTTCATGGTGACACTATATTGCAgacactgtatataaggacactatatggcagggactgtatataaggacactataTGGCAGGAACTGTATTCAAGGCACACTATATGGCATGTATATAAGTCACACTATATGGCTGCACTTTTGGGGGGGCAGTCTAGTATCTGCTGTACCCAATCCTGTAATTTGATGGGGCATAATTTCTAGATATAATTATCTTTGTAGTAATCTAAGCCTAAAATGCTTTCAATCTCCTAGATAATAATAGAAATCACAAGGCTCTGCAGTTTTGCACCTGAATCACTTATTTTTGCATCTGGAACTTAAACAGAAGAACCTTaccatatatcctattaatattataaatgtgaaagtttgtgagtttggatgtttgtgggtttgtgtgtttggatgtttggatgtttgttcctcaatcacgcaaaacccgctcgaccgatttggctgaaattttccacaaacatagtcactacactcgattgcgcaataggctacttttcgtcacaacagcgcacatacgtttgtgccaggaccccacaaaacccaaactcacaccaccatctctgcaatctcacacactttggaccatagcaagccacaaaattcctattgccctctacagcctcgcccctaaccccacacaatctcatatacatatactttaccactttgcccctccccttaacgatactccaggaggctctctttaacgctccggagcagccatgtttgccgacccccaccgctctgacaatccgcgacaccgcccacccatgtcaatacccctaggaagtctaataaatgcaaaaaaaaaagtaaaaaaaaaaagtaaaaaaaatataaaagcaaataaaaagggttaaaaattcaaatcacccccctttccctagaacacatataaaagtagttaaaaactgtgaaacacatacatgttaagtatccccgcgtccgaaatcgcctgctctacaaagctatacaaatattgttcctgttcggtaaacgccgtagcgcgaaaaatggtcaaaagtgccaaaccgccgttttttcactcttttgattctgataaaaatttgaataaaaagtgatcaaagcaataacatttcccgaaaatggtagaactaaaaagtacacccggtcccgcaaaaaaagacgctctatacatccccgtacacggacgtataaaaaagttacggctgtcggaatatgacgacttttcaaaaaaaaatgttttaacacagttaaacacagatttttttaaggggtcaaaatgtaaataaaaccatataaatttggtatccccggaatcgtaacgaaacacagaatacaggggacatgtcattttggttgcacagtgaacgccgtaaaaccaaagcctgtaagaaagtcgcagaaatgcatttttttgtcaaatcaaattcagaattttttccctgcttcccagtacattatatagaataattaatggtggcatcatgaagaaaaatttgtcccaagaaaaattaagacctcatatgactctgggagcggagaaataaaaaagttatggggtttagaaggaggggagtcaaaaatgaaaaaccaaaatcaaaaaatgccatagacgggaaggggttaacttcaaatacctctgtcccaaagtcactatgtaacatTTCTCACaaaaccgtatagcagctcaaatacaaagtaacttcaacacacaagtctcacgtattctctgaattatagcaaaaacaagatacaaagttacatttcatatcccataccttatacacaccacgaaaaccttacccacacctgtatatacccacttctacaatcaccgcagacgaagtcgcgggtaccagctagtgtatatatatatatatatatatatactgtatacacacacacacacgcacagcaCTAGCCGGAAACAATTTCTATCAGTAAAAGGGTGAAATGTTCCTTGCCTATCACTCCTGTACAGCCTCAGATTTGGTGGTGGTTGGGAAGGTCTCCTGTTGGCAGCTGATAATGTGCCGACCGCGCTCCGCTCGCTACTTGTCATATAAATTATTGCTGACATGCAACAAGAtccaattaatttattttttgctcTAGACATATCTCATAAAGCTGACACCGTGGCTGCCGCATGCGTCTGTTTATTAAAAAGCTCTCCTGACAAATGAAAAATCGGCATGGGGTGAGAACGTAGCGCAACTTTAAAGGACCCAGTTACAATTAGGCGTATAGAGGCCTTTCATGTCAGAGGTGGACACTAGCAACACCACAGGGGCCCCATGAGAGCCTTGTGCATGGAGCCCCCtccctttaaagaagttttccaggcTTTTTCCTTCATATAGGTAATCAATTTAAGATAGGCAGTGGCCCGACACCCAGGCCCCCGGGCAATCACCTGTGTGAAGAGGCTACAATGTTCAGGATAGTGTTGCAACCTCTTCACTGctcaccaagcacagcaccatacactgtgtagtagctctacctggtattgcagctcagtccattcacttaaatggcacTGAGCTGTGAATAGTCCAAGAGGAGCTCAGGGAGAGACCCTgctacttcaaacagctgatccacgtGGGTCCCAGGCGCTGGACATAGGCTAAAGATAGATCATCAAGAGAAAATGTCCTGAAAACCCCTTAATTGCCAACAAAGCTGTTAAAGTCTATCTATTGCAGGGGGTCGAACAATCCTTTCATGGGGTGGCCTAAGACCATCAGATAACACATATTTCTGATGATCTTAGGAATTGAGACACCGCTCCAAAGGGgcagagcagagctagccgtacacgcgggcactttccattcacttcaatgggagcgctcgtagtgaaaaaagcagcccattcatttctatggggagcactcgtatgccggctcccatagaaatgaatggatctgctttatacgccgctgattctgaacgtgttttacgttcagaataagctggcgtttactccgtgtgaatgagccctaagaagcgctattataagagaggaattattatatataaggagcacTATTATAAGGTGGAaccgttatacagtatatagggggcTACTATAGGATCCTGCATATTACAGCATAAAATTACAGTTGTGAAGCAGCTATGAAAATAATTTTATGGTTGGGGATCatcacaacatgaggaactgtattaaagGTTAGCAGAATTAGTAGGGTTGAGAACCactaatctaatgtgtatagggacATCCCGACATAATCCGctcaggcatgttgaatttcagcgcCCGATCCTTTTGTTCTCCTTGGAGATAAGTAACCTCCAGAGATGTTGGGTGGGAGCCTTATCCAGCCTCACCATTGATATCATAAACATACTTGGTCAAACCAAGCCTATATGTGTATGGGGTAGGAATGGCtattcagctgacagctattgatGGTGCACTGGCCCCATTACTGTGCCAGAGTGGGCCCTCCCCACTCCGACCACTTCTTGTCACCATCTGACAACACAACACAGGAAAATCTAAAAATTTCATTGTGTGTCATTTTTCTATATCGTCATTGGAACACATCTCTCACCGTCCCCTGCAGCCTCCTCTATATGACTGGCAGATAACATGGGTTCCTGCAGGTTGCTCCTCTGGCTGTTCCTCCGGGACGATTTCTGCTTCTTACAAGAGACATCTGGGCTTCTAAGAACCTGCTGGTGAGGCGGCTGCGTCACTGCCTGGATGTCTCCTAGGAAAGATAATGGAGTGCGGTATAACATCTGGTAACAGCCTAGGATTTATGGGATTGTCCAATCTTGTACACTTTCTGTTTCATTTCCTCCACGTCTATAagacctctgcttcctgtcaGTGAATGACAATACTCTTCTTTACATCCTGAGGTTTTACAATTGTGTCTGGTCTCTGCACCCTCTGACTGGTCACTTACCCCATATAGccagcacactcctctgctgcTGTTATATCTCACATGATCTGATCTGCTTGTTCTATTAACCAGTAACTCAAATATAAGAAATAAAACTGAAAGAAAACATCATTTTACAATGAGATAGAAAGCTGAGCCTTTAGTACAATACCGTGATCAACAATGATCTCCCGGAAATGGACTTTTGCTGTTTTCTTTGTAGCAGGAAGACGCTCTGATGTTCCCACTAATGCTTCAGCACTGCTGGATGCCCCCTCACTCATCTTGTGGTGCCTGTAAAAGTAAGCAGATGCAAGTTAccatacacacagcctgtcccctccagtcactacacacagcctgtcccctccagtcactacacacagcctgtcccctccagtcactacacacacagcctgtcccctccagtcactacacacacagcctgtcccctccagtcactacacacacagcctgtcccctccagtcactgcacacacagcctgtcccctccagtcactacacacagcctgtcccctccagtcactacacacagcccgtcccctccagtcactacacacacagcccgtcccctccagtcactacacacacagcctgtcccctccagtcactacacacacagcctgtcccctccagtcactacacacagcctgtcccctccagtcactacacacacagcctgtcccctccagtcactgcacacacagcctgtcccctccagtcactgcacacacagcctgtcccctccagtcactacacacagcctgtcccctccagtcactatacacacagtctgtcccctccagtcactacacacagcctgttccctccagtcactacacacagcctgttccctccagtcactacacacagcctgtcccctccagtcactacacacacagcctgtcccctccagtcactgcacacacagcctgtcccctccagtcactgcacacacagcctgtcacctccagtcactacacacagcctgtcccctccagtcactacacacagcctgtcccctccagtcactacacacatagcctgtcccctccagtcactacacacagcctgtcccctccagtcactacacacacagcctgtcccctccagtcactacacacagcctgtcccctccagtcactacacacagcctgtcccctccagtcactacacacagcctgtcccctccagtcactacacacagcctgtcccctccagtcactacacacagcctgttccctccagtcactacacacagcctgtcccctccagtcactacacacagcctgtcccctccagtcactacacacagcctgtcccctccagtcactacacacacagcctgtcccctccagtcactacacacacagcctgtcccctccagtcactacacacacaggctgtcccctccagtcactacacacacagcctgtcccctccagtcactacacacagcctgtcccctccagtcactacacacacagcctgtcccctccagtcactacacacacagcctgtcctctccagtcactacacacagcctgtcccctccagtcactacacacagcctgtcccctccagtcactacacacacagcctgtcccctccagtcactacacacacagcctgtcccctccagtcactacacacagcctgtcccctccagtcactacacacagcctgtcccctccagtcactacacacacagcctgtcccctccagtcactacacacacaggctgtcccctccagtcactacacacagcctgtcccctccagtcactatacacagcctgccccctccagtcactacacacacagcctgccccctccagtcactacacacagcctgtcccctccagtcactacacacagcttgtcccctccagtcactacacacagcctgtcccctccagtcactacacacagcctgtcccctccagtcactacacacacagcctgtcccctccagtcactacacacagcctgtcccctccagtcactacacacagcctgtcccctccagtcactacacacacagcctgtcccctccagtcactacacacacagcctgtcccctccagtcactacacacagcctgtcccctccagtcactacacacagcctgtccactccagtcactacacactgTGGTACGTTCATCAGTCCTTTCTTGGTGTCTCGGTGTAGTTTGTGTACTCACCTCTGTAGCATGTATTGGGGCTATGGATGGCTCCAGCCTCATTACCTCATCGCTCCGCACTCTCTATGTTAGTATTCACACCCTCTCTTATTCTCTCACATCATTAAACAGTGGATGGTgttaaaaagcttttttttttgctggcgtCACCATATCCTGAGatgagggaggagggagagatgtacagagatgagagggatagtgaggatggaaaagaaaacatcacacagcactacaggAAGCTGAGCCTCAAACAGCACCCATATCTCAGCCAAACAGCCCGGCGCCCTATGGGGCTCATCATCTGCTGGATGGTAGGATAATAGGACCGATATCACATCTCCCCATCATATAGTCAATGGAAAATTGTCAAAAATTTGCATTGTACCTGCAGACACTGTtatatgtgtgtatgggggtatatctGGAGGCAATCACTTATGCACAGTGGGCAGGGGCATTAGCTATAGGGGACGCAGAGGCGCCAGTCACACTGTAGCCCTAGTGGTGGAGAGGGCCCAAAGGGGCAAATAATTATCAGGGAGGACTTTTAGTGAATTACCCCCCTCGTACCAGATTTGGCCATATAGGAGGTGCAGTCACACTCAGCCTCTGGTTAATATACAGACCCAATGGCCCACATGTGAGGCTTGTGCTGTAGGGAGACCCCGACTGCTCCTTGGTCCCTATAAGGTTGTGTAGATTATATCGACTCTTTTTGGGTGTACTCAGGGGGTCATATCCTCTTGTAAGAACTTTTCTCTTCCCATCTCCTACTCACATGGCCCCTGCCTGGCGGGATGACAGGAGGATACTCTCCAGGCACGGATGGGGGGCGCACTGGGAACTCTTCTCATTGATTACTGCTATGGAGAGAGTGAGAGATGTAAATCCACAGCTGAGTGCATGCGGCGGTATGGCAGGATGAATTATTCATGGCGTTCCTACAATCACTGTTTGCGGCAGATCCCGGGAGGACGGTATATACTAGAATTACAGGAGACCGTACAATGTGTAGAGCGCCACAAAGCAACTTACTGCTACGTCCGCACAGAAAACTTCAGGCGTGTTCAGGCTGATCTGGGGCAGTAACATTTCTGTAGTCTGGTGTGGTACCATTTGTAGGAAGCTCTATGGGGCATATAGATTGGCACTACTTATAGGGGCACACTGGCATTATGATAAGATGGGGCACAGTCCATATTTAGGTGAGTGGTTTACTATTGGCAGATTTGGAATctttctgacatgtcacatgactAAACATCACCTCCTAAATGACAACATCATGACATGCGTCCCCGGCCTATAAGGTGATTTGTCCTTAGGCCTGTTGGTATTACGACCATAAGACCCAGACCCAGTGGTGTATGGGGATTGTGCAGGCATACTGTGAGCAAGAAGGGAGTGATCTATAGGCTATAcataaatccttaaagggattctagcatttagaaaagtcattttgatacaagcatatgcctgaatagcctttaaaaagtctactcaggtgctgcctccagttctgccCCAGTATTTAGTAAAAACAGGTAAATAG contains:
- the LOC142184615 gene encoding myoD family inhibitor domain-containing protein-like isoform X2, with the protein product MHHKMSEGASSSAEALVGTSERLPATKKTAKVHFREIIVDHGDIQAVTQPPHQQVLRSPDVSCKKQKSSRRNSQRSNLQEPMLSASHIEEAAGDVSDLTASLLLACLFCHFSDCLVLIPGTCTSDRCARCLLAVLFCEVSILCSSILGCLSCGICSDGALCGSVCPDGLMCTRLWPCDPGCAILDEGCRSSDCLDICLECCSLCFPS
- the LOC142184615 gene encoding uncharacterized protein LOC142184615 isoform X3; amino-acid sequence: MLQRHHKMSEGASSSAEALVGTSERLPATKKTAKVHFREIIVDHGDIQAVTQPPHQQVLRSPDVSCKKQKSSRRNSQRSNLQEPMLSASHIEEAAGDVSDLTASLLLACLFCHFSDCLVLIPGTCTSGMRCLCSYSCLPNLYDLCCCPSSCCTNPSCEFLDLCQHTAECLELAMEISELCYH
- the LOC142184615 gene encoding myoD family inhibitor domain-containing protein-like isoform X1; this translates as MLQRHHKMSEGASSSAEALVGTSERLPATKKTAKVHFREIIVDHGDIQAVTQPPHQQVLRSPDVSCKKQKSSRRNSQRSNLQEPMLSASHIEEAAGDVSDLTASLLLACLFCHFSDCLVLIPGTCTSDRCARCLLAVLFCEVSILCSSILGCLSCGICSDGALCGSVCPDGLMCTRLWPCDPGCAILDEGCRSSDCLDICLECCSLCFPS